Proteins from a single region of Abyssalbus ytuae:
- a CDS encoding chorismate-binding protein: MISLEDFFDRIQYQIKNKLPYTIYKKADENVLHSILQNDNKLYRVKNYSESGFIFSLFDNERINPIIIPLSNAKPFSTFFIPSEAYDKSAMIINEPFHFPLRKVDYMELLNKALNEIKTGDMQKVVVSRTEKVDLKEDSIITIFKKLANTYTGAFVYLWYHPKVGTWMGATPETLFKINDSEFNTMALAGTQPFQGSMEVEWGEKEIMEQQLVVDDIVNKLNSEEFNLQISSRYTVRAGNILHLRTDIKGTLPDSNLNIGELVNSLHPTPAVCGLPAEEAKKFILKNEGYNRKYYTGYLGELNIPDFKIKNEDDLLLDEIENEELDESTNKKSDLYVNLRCMEIVGHKAVLYVGGGITKDSDAEKEWEETVNKTKVMKKVLF; encoded by the coding sequence ATGATTTCTCTGGAAGATTTTTTTGACAGGATACAGTATCAGATTAAAAATAAATTACCCTATACCATTTATAAAAAAGCAGACGAAAATGTTCTTCATTCCATTCTTCAAAACGACAATAAATTATACAGGGTAAAAAATTATTCGGAAAGCGGATTTATTTTTTCGCTTTTTGATAATGAAAGAATTAATCCAATCATTATTCCGCTTTCAAATGCTAAGCCTTTCTCTACTTTTTTTATACCTTCGGAAGCATATGATAAATCTGCAATGATTATCAACGAACCTTTCCATTTCCCTCTCCGTAAAGTTGATTATATGGAACTTTTAAACAAGGCTCTAAATGAAATAAAGACTGGCGATATGCAAAAGGTTGTTGTGTCACGAACTGAAAAGGTAGACCTAAAAGAGGACAGCATTATCACAATTTTTAAAAAACTTGCAAACACTTATACAGGAGCATTTGTTTACCTGTGGTATCATCCAAAGGTAGGGACATGGATGGGAGCTACCCCCGAAACTCTTTTTAAAATAAACGACAGTGAATTTAATACCATGGCACTGGCCGGTACCCAGCCTTTTCAGGGAAGTATGGAAGTAGAATGGGGAGAAAAAGAAATAATGGAGCAGCAATTGGTTGTTGATGATATTGTTAATAAACTTAATAGTGAAGAGTTTAACTTGCAAATATCTTCAAGATATACCGTACGGGCAGGAAATATACTTCATTTGCGAACAGATATAAAAGGTACTCTGCCTGATAGCAATTTAAATATAGGAGAACTTGTAAATTCTTTACATCCTACCCCGGCTGTATGCGGGTTGCCTGCTGAAGAAGCTAAAAAGTTTATTTTAAAAAATGAAGGATATAACCGAAAATACTACACAGGTTATTTGGGAGAATTAAATATTCCGGATTTTAAAATTAAAAATGAAGACGATTTATTACTGGATGAGATAGAAAATGAAGAGTTGGACGAATCTACAAATAAAAAATCTGATTTGTATGTTAATTTGAGATGCATGGAAATTGTCGGGCACAAAGCAGTGTTATACGTGGGGGGAGGGATTACTAAAGATTCCGATGCAGAAAAAGAATGGGAAGAAACGGTAAATAAAACAAAAGTGATGAAGAAAGTATTATTCTAA
- the dnaK gene encoding molecular chaperone DnaK — MGKIIGIDLGTTNSCVSVMEGNEPVVIPNAEGKRTTPSVIAFVEGGEIKVGDPAKRQAVTNPNKTIYSIKRFMGNKFSESQREADRVPYKVVKGDNDTPRVDIDGRLYTPQELSAMILQKMKKTAEDYLGQTVNEAVITVPAYFNDSQRQATKEAGEIAGLKVQRIINEPTAAALAYGLDKKHADQKIVVFDFGGGTHDVSILELGDGVFEVLATDGDTHLGGDDVDEKVINWLAEEFKNDEGVDLRKDAMALQRLKEAAEKAKIELSSSTQTEINLPYITVTQSGPKHLVRTLSRAKFEQLIDDLVKRTIEPCQTALKSAGLSTKDIDEIILVGGSTRIPAVQEAVEKFFGKKPSKGVNPDEVVAVGAAIQGGVLTGDVKDVLLLDVTPLSLGIETMGGVLTKLIDANTTIPTKKSQIFSTAADNQPSVEIHVLQGERPMATDNKTIGRFHLDGIPPAPRGVPQIEVTFDIDANGIIHVTAADKATGKSQDIRIEASSGLTEEEIQKMKSEAEANAEADKKVKEKADKLNEADAMIFQTEKQLKEFGDKLSADKKQPIEDALADLKKAYESKDVDTIQPALDKINEAWKTASEELYKAQAEAQPQGASDTADAGSAEKQGDDVQDVDFEEVK; from the coding sequence ATGGGTAAAATTATTGGAATAGACTTAGGTACTACCAACTCATGTGTTTCAGTAATGGAAGGAAATGAACCGGTAGTAATTCCTAACGCAGAAGGAAAAAGAACTACACCTTCGGTAATTGCTTTTGTTGAGGGAGGCGAAATTAAAGTTGGTGACCCTGCAAAACGTCAGGCAGTTACTAATCCTAATAAAACCATCTACTCAATAAAGCGTTTTATGGGTAACAAATTCTCTGAATCTCAAAGAGAAGCAGACAGAGTACCTTATAAAGTAGTAAAAGGTGATAACGATACGCCACGTGTGGATATTGACGGACGTTTATATACTCCGCAGGAATTATCGGCTATGATTCTTCAGAAAATGAAAAAAACAGCCGAAGATTACCTCGGGCAAACTGTAAATGAAGCAGTTATTACTGTTCCGGCTTATTTTAACGATTCACAGCGCCAGGCTACCAAAGAAGCAGGGGAAATTGCAGGCTTAAAAGTTCAGCGAATTATTAACGAGCCTACTGCTGCTGCTTTAGCTTATGGTTTAGACAAAAAACACGCCGATCAGAAAATTGTAGTGTTTGATTTTGGTGGAGGTACACACGATGTATCAATTTTAGAATTGGGAGATGGTGTGTTTGAAGTACTGGCTACCGATGGCGATACGCACCTGGGAGGTGATGATGTTGATGAAAAAGTGATTAACTGGCTGGCCGAAGAATTTAAAAATGATGAAGGAGTAGATCTTCGTAAAGATGCAATGGCTCTTCAACGTTTAAAAGAAGCGGCTGAAAAAGCTAAAATAGAATTATCTTCATCAACTCAAACCGAAATAAATTTACCATATATTACGGTAACTCAAAGCGGACCAAAACACTTGGTAAGAACTCTTTCAAGAGCTAAGTTTGAGCAATTAATAGACGATTTGGTAAAAAGAACAATAGAACCTTGTCAAACTGCTCTTAAAAGTGCAGGCTTGTCAACCAAAGATATTGATGAGATTATTTTAGTAGGGGGGTCTACCCGAATTCCGGCAGTACAGGAAGCGGTAGAAAAATTCTTTGGTAAAAAACCGTCAAAAGGAGTTAATCCGGATGAAGTAGTGGCTGTTGGTGCGGCAATTCAGGGAGGAGTTTTAACAGGCGATGTAAAAGATGTATTGCTTCTTGACGTTACTCCGCTTTCTTTAGGTATAGAAACTATGGGAGGTGTACTAACTAAATTAATAGATGCCAATACAACCATCCCTACCAAAAAATCACAAATATTCTCCACTGCAGCCGATAATCAGCCTTCGGTAGAGATTCATGTATTGCAAGGTGAAAGGCCTATGGCTACCGATAACAAAACTATCGGGCGTTTTCACTTAGACGGAATACCACCTGCACCAAGGGGAGTACCGCAAATTGAGGTTACTTTTGATATTGATGCGAACGGTATTATTCATGTAACAGCTGCTGATAAAGCAACAGGTAAATCTCAGGATATCAGGATTGAAGCTTCTTCAGGTTTAACCGAAGAGGAAATTCAAAAAATGAAAAGCGAAGCTGAAGCAAATGCCGAAGCAGATAAAAAAGTTAAAGAAAAAGCTGATAAACTGAATGAGGCAGATGCAATGATTTTCCAGACTGAAAAACAGTTAAAAGAGTTTGGAGATAAATTGTCGGCCGATAAAAAACAGCCTATAGAAGATGCTTTGGCAGATTTGAAAAAAGCTTACGAAAGTAAAGACGTTGATACTATTCAACCTGCTTTAGATAAAATTAATGAAGCCTGGAAAACAGCTTCAGAAGAACTTTATAAAGCACAGGCTGAAGCTCAACCGCAAGGAGCATCTGATACAGCTGATGCAGGATCTGCAGAAAAACAAGGCGATGATGTTCAGGATGTAGATTTTGAAGAAGTAAAATAA
- a CDS encoding CvfB family protein codes for MIKIGEYNTLKILRDTSVGLYLGDNENNDVLLPNKYVPDAFEMGDEITVFCYLDNDERPIATTLKPYIKLNDFALLKVAEVNKIGAFLDWGLEKHLFVPFREQAGKMEKGKKYLIYMFLDEKTGRLVGSSKTNQFINNDNLTVREKEEVSLIVSRYTELGIEVIINRQHKGLIYKNEVFQKLSLGQHLKGYVNKIRSDNKIDISLQKTGYKNIEPSAQKLLEKLKNNDGFLALNDKSDPEAIKSELEMSKKNFKKALGNLYKQKLVLIKEEGIYLT; via the coding sequence ATGATAAAAATAGGAGAGTATAATACCCTGAAAATTTTAAGAGATACAAGTGTTGGTTTGTACTTAGGGGATAATGAAAATAATGATGTTTTATTACCCAATAAATATGTACCTGATGCTTTTGAAATGGGTGATGAAATAACTGTTTTTTGTTATCTTGATAATGATGAAAGACCCATAGCTACTACCCTCAAACCGTATATTAAATTAAATGATTTTGCTTTGTTAAAGGTTGCTGAGGTAAATAAGATAGGAGCTTTTTTAGACTGGGGGTTAGAAAAGCATTTGTTTGTACCTTTCAGAGAACAAGCAGGTAAAATGGAAAAAGGGAAGAAGTATTTGATTTATATGTTTCTTGATGAAAAAACAGGGCGACTGGTGGGATCGAGTAAAACTAATCAGTTTATTAATAATGATAACCTGACAGTCAGAGAAAAAGAAGAAGTAAGCTTAATTGTCTCGAGATATACGGAGTTAGGCATTGAGGTTATTATTAACCGACAGCATAAAGGTCTGATTTACAAAAATGAAGTTTTTCAGAAACTTTCCTTAGGTCAGCACCTTAAAGGCTATGTAAATAAAATCAGGTCAGATAATAAAATTGATATTTCTCTTCAAAAAACAGGGTATAAAAATATTGAGCCTTCTGCACAAAAACTACTTGAAAAACTTAAAAACAATGATGGTTTCTTAGCCCTCAATGATAAAAGCGATCCTGAAGCTATAAAATCTGAATTGGAAATGAGCAAAAAAAACTTTAAAAAAGCCTTGGGAAATTTATATAAACAGAAACTGGTATTAATAAAAGAGGAGGGAATATACCTTACTTAA
- a CDS encoding DUF2853 family protein has translation MSKRDELIAKYASDLKEKCSVTPDMDLLTKVTIGCGPSIYNADASTVSGSDESELETVKKNFLIKKLGLKDSPELMAGINSVIDQYGRSNRNKYRAVVYYLLTKHFKKESVYK, from the coding sequence ATGAGTAAAAGAGATGAACTGATTGCTAAATATGCATCAGATTTAAAGGAAAAATGTAGTGTAACACCAGACATGGATTTACTTACCAAAGTTACAATTGGTTGTGGTCCTTCCATTTATAATGCTGATGCATCAACAGTTTCCGGATCAGATGAAAGTGAATTGGAAACAGTAAAGAAAAATTTTCTAATTAAAAAATTAGGATTAAAAGATTCCCCGGAACTAATGGCAGGGATTAATTCGGTGATTGATCAGTATGGAAGGTCAAACAGAAACAAGTACAGGGCAGTAGTTTATTATCTTTTAACCAAACATTTTAAGAAAGAATCAGTTTATAAATAA
- a CDS encoding PaaI family thioesterase, producing the protein MTFDKEKILGECNKLCKNTLMETLCIEYIDVGENHVTARMPVTPKVHQPDGVLHGGATVALAESVGSVASVIFLNSKEYYIRGIEIAANHIKSIREGYVYAKAVALHKGRTTQLWEIKVVDEKNNLISACKLTTIALPK; encoded by the coding sequence ATGACTTTTGATAAAGAAAAAATTCTGGGGGAATGTAACAAATTATGTAAAAATACTTTAATGGAAACATTGTGTATAGAATACATAGATGTGGGCGAAAACCACGTTACTGCCAGAATGCCGGTAACCCCAAAAGTACATCAGCCCGATGGTGTTTTGCATGGTGGGGCAACAGTGGCTTTGGCAGAAAGTGTGGGAAGTGTTGCTTCAGTTATTTTTTTAAATTCAAAAGAGTATTATATTAGAGGAATAGAAATAGCCGCAAATCACATAAAAAGCATAAGGGAAGGTTATGTGTATGCCAAAGCAGTAGCTTTGCACAAAGGTAGGACTACCCAGCTATGGGAAATTAAAGTGGTTGATGAAAAAAACAATTTAATTTCTGCATGTAAACTTACCACTATAGCTCTTCCTAAATAA
- a CDS encoding 1,4-dihydroxy-2-naphthoyl-CoA synthase, whose product MNTPDWITVKEFEDITYKKCNGVARIAFNRPNVRNAFRPTTTSELYEAFYDAYEDSSIGVVLLTGEGPSTKDGVYSFCSGGDQKARGHMGYVGNDGRHRLNILEVQRLIRFMPKVVIAVVPGWAVGGGHSLHVVCDLTLASKEHAIFKQTDADVTSFDGGYGSAYLAKMVGQKKAREIFFLGRNYSAQEAFEMGMVNAVIPHNDLEQTAYEWAQEILDKSPTSIRMLKFAMNLTDDGMVGQQVFAGEATRLAYMTDEAKEGRNAFLEKRKPDFEKKWIS is encoded by the coding sequence ATGAATACACCAGATTGGATCACAGTTAAAGAATTTGAAGATATAACTTATAAAAAATGTAATGGTGTGGCCCGTATTGCTTTTAACAGACCAAATGTAAGAAATGCTTTCAGGCCAACAACTACCAGTGAGTTATATGAGGCTTTTTATGATGCCTATGAAGATAGTTCCATAGGTGTTGTTTTATTAACAGGCGAGGGACCATCTACAAAAGACGGAGTATATTCTTTTTGTAGTGGCGGTGATCAAAAGGCCAGGGGGCATATGGGATACGTGGGAAACGATGGCCGCCACCGGTTAAATATCCTCGAAGTACAACGTTTAATACGTTTTATGCCAAAGGTGGTTATTGCAGTCGTACCCGGTTGGGCAGTTGGTGGGGGACATAGTTTGCACGTAGTGTGCGATTTAACTCTTGCAAGCAAAGAACATGCAATTTTTAAACAAACCGATGCGGATGTTACAAGTTTTGATGGTGGTTATGGTTCTGCATACCTGGCAAAAATGGTAGGGCAAAAAAAAGCCCGTGAAATATTCTTTTTAGGAAGAAACTATTCAGCTCAGGAAGCCTTTGAAATGGGAATGGTCAATGCAGTTATTCCACATAATGATTTAGAACAAACAGCCTATGAGTGGGCACAGGAAATTTTGGATAAATCTCCTACTTCCATACGAATGTTAAAGTTTGCAATGAACTTAACTGATGATGGTATGGTAGGACAACAGGTTTTTGCCGGTGAAGCCACCAGGTTGGCATATATGACAGATGAGGCTAAAGAAGGCAGAAATGCTTTTCTTGAAAAACGAAAGCCTGATTTTGAAAAAAAATGGATTTCTTAA
- a CDS encoding alpha/beta hydrolase has product MSIVEKEISFSITNTYSTLFTLTKNTKNVWIVCHGLGYLSRYFIKHFNFLNPEENYVIAPQAHSKYYQSTNFKHVGASWLTKENTETEIENVLKNLDAIFKTENIPDDKNLIILGFSQGVSISTRWVIRRKIKCIKLIIFSGGLPNEFVKSDVDFLLKNKTEVYFLYGNNDEYITPKREKEELNKLNKLFGNYVTIRCFNGKHELRTDILEDIK; this is encoded by the coding sequence ATGTCTATTGTAGAAAAAGAAATTTCTTTTAGTATAACCAACACCTATTCCACCCTTTTTACGTTGACAAAGAACACAAAAAATGTGTGGATTGTTTGTCATGGATTAGGGTACTTAAGCCGTTATTTTATAAAACACTTTAATTTTTTAAACCCGGAAGAAAATTACGTTATTGCTCCTCAGGCTCATTCAAAATATTATCAGTCTACAAATTTTAAACATGTAGGCGCCAGCTGGCTTACAAAAGAAAATACTGAAACGGAAATTGAAAATGTTTTAAAAAATTTAGATGCTATTTTTAAGACCGAAAATATTCCTGATGACAAAAATTTAATAATCCTGGGCTTTTCTCAAGGAGTATCTATATCTACACGTTGGGTAATTAGAAGAAAAATTAAGTGTATTAAACTAATCATATTTTCGGGAGGGCTTCCTAACGAATTTGTTAAAAGTGATGTTGATTTTCTTTTAAAGAATAAAACGGAAGTTTATTTTTTATATGGAAATAATGATGAATATATAACCCCAAAAAGAGAAAAAGAAGAATTAAACAAGCTGAATAAGTTATTTGGAAATTATGTAACTATCCGGTGTTTTAACGGCAAGCATGAACTTAGAACAGATATACTGGAAGATATTAAATAG
- a CDS encoding o-succinylbenzoate synthase, with protein MKASYHKYILNFKIPGGTSRGILTTKETWFIVVEEKNRWGIGECGILRTLSIDDRDDYEQKLKWTCNNIHLGKDKLLENLVEFPSIQFGVEQAFLSVESDDPFVLFPSQFTGETFININGLVWMGDELYMKNQIEEKLLKGFKCIKMKIGAIDFNTELKLLKSIRKDFSAREVEIRVDANGAFSPAEALEKLKILSELSLHSIEQPIKPRNYEIMAGLCKTSPLPIALDEELIGIFDVTEKKKLLQIINPQYIILKPSLIGGYKGAEEWIEIAERLNIKWWVTSALESNIGLNAISQWTYNLNTTMPQGLGTGSLFTNNFDSPIEVKKGKLIWQADKKWDINNIKKLLSIK; from the coding sequence ATGAAGGCATCATACCATAAATATATTTTAAATTTTAAAATCCCTGGTGGCACTTCACGAGGGATTTTAACTACAAAAGAAACCTGGTTTATTGTCGTTGAAGAAAAGAATCGATGGGGAATAGGGGAATGTGGTATTTTACGAACTCTAAGCATAGATGACAGGGACGATTATGAGCAAAAGTTAAAGTGGACGTGCAATAATATTCATTTAGGAAAAGATAAGCTTCTTGAGAATCTGGTGGAATTTCCTTCTATACAATTTGGAGTAGAACAAGCCTTTTTATCTGTAGAAAGTGATGATCCGTTTGTACTTTTTCCTTCACAGTTTACAGGGGAGACGTTTATAAATATTAACGGACTGGTATGGATGGGAGATGAGCTTTACATGAAAAATCAAATTGAAGAGAAACTCCTCAAAGGTTTTAAGTGTATTAAAATGAAAATAGGAGCGATAGATTTTAATACAGAATTAAAATTATTAAAATCTATACGTAAGGATTTTTCTGCCAGGGAAGTTGAAATAAGAGTTGATGCAAACGGGGCTTTTTCTCCTGCTGAAGCTTTGGAAAAATTAAAAATCCTTTCAGAATTAAGTTTACATTCAATAGAACAACCAATAAAACCCCGTAATTATGAAATTATGGCCGGTTTATGTAAAACATCGCCTTTGCCCATAGCACTGGATGAAGAATTAATCGGGATATTTGATGTAACAGAGAAGAAGAAATTATTACAAATAATCAATCCACAATATATTATTTTAAAACCAAGCTTGATAGGAGGTTATAAAGGGGCAGAAGAATGGATAGAAATTGCAGAACGGTTAAATATAAAGTGGTGGGTTACCAGTGCTCTGGAGAGCAATATTGGTTTAAATGCAATTTCGCAATGGACTTACAATTTAAATACCACAATGCCGCAAGGACTGGGCACCGGAAGCTTATTTACCAATAATTTTGACAGTCCCATAGAAGTGAAAAAAGGTAAACTTATATGGCAGGCAGATAAGAAATGGGATATTAACAATATAAAAAAATTACTAAGTATAAAATAA
- the menA gene encoding 1,4-dihydroxy-2-naphthoate octaprenyltransferase, with the protein MNKTRAFISAARLRTLPLSVSGIIVGTSLAAAEGFFSLKIFSFALLATIGFQVLSNFANDYGDGVKGTDNNERVGPQRALQSGEISPSEMKKAMIITTIITLIVACVLIYFSFGREYFAYSFLFFLLGLAAIAAAIRYTVGKSAYGYYGFGDLFVFIFFGLVSVVGSYFLYSKKINFLVFLPAITIGLLSIGVLNLNNMRDRESDLKAGKNTLVVKIGAKNARYYHYYLLVAAILFSILFIILSSSSLINTLFLIAFIPVLLHLSRVRKNENPKLLDPELKKLALSTFLYAILFAVSQIL; encoded by the coding sequence ATGAATAAAACCCGGGCATTTATTTCAGCCGCTCGTTTACGAACATTACCCCTTTCAGTTTCAGGAATAATAGTAGGTACATCATTAGCAGCCGCTGAAGGTTTTTTCAGTTTAAAAATTTTTAGTTTTGCTTTGCTTGCCACTATTGGATTTCAGGTTCTTTCCAACTTTGCCAATGATTACGGCGACGGAGTTAAAGGTACCGATAATAATGAGAGAGTAGGGCCTCAGAGAGCATTACAAAGTGGAGAAATATCTCCTTCTGAAATGAAAAAAGCTATGATAATTACTACTATCATTACTTTAATAGTTGCTTGTGTACTTATTTACTTTTCTTTTGGTCGGGAATATTTTGCCTATTCTTTTTTGTTTTTCCTGTTGGGATTAGCTGCAATAGCAGCAGCAATACGATATACAGTTGGAAAATCAGCTTACGGATATTATGGTTTTGGCGATCTTTTTGTTTTTATTTTCTTTGGCTTGGTAAGTGTAGTCGGCTCTTATTTTTTATACTCAAAAAAAATAAATTTTTTGGTTTTTTTACCGGCAATAACCATAGGTCTTTTAAGTATTGGAGTACTAAACTTAAACAATATGAGAGACAGGGAAAGCGATTTAAAAGCCGGGAAAAATACTTTGGTTGTAAAAATTGGTGCAAAAAATGCCAGGTATTATCATTATTATCTGCTGGTAGCGGCAATTCTTTTCAGCATTTTGTTTATTATACTCAGTAGTTCCTCATTAATAAATACACTTTTTTTAATTGCATTTATTCCGGTTTTACTTCACCTTTCCCGGGTTCGCAAAAATGAAAACCCCAAATTATTGGATCCCGAATTAAAAAAGCTGGCTTTAAGCACCTTTTTATATGCTATATTATTTGCTGTCAGCCAAATTTTATAA
- a CDS encoding metal-dependent hydrolase gives MKITFYGHACLGLTIGNINVLIDPFISGNQKASNIEVDSIKADYILLTHAHQDHILDVEDIAKRTGATIVSNFEIASYYGNKGFDTHPMNHGGNWDFEFGNVKYVIAHHTSSFPDGTYGGQPGGFVIEGEHKNIYIAGDTSLTMDMKLIPLKTKLDLAILPIGDNFTMGIEDAIIASDFVECDKVLGYHYDTFGYIEIDHEEAKRKFYDKGKDLMLLEIGESIEL, from the coding sequence ATGAAAATTACATTTTACGGCCATGCATGTTTAGGTTTAACAATAGGCAATATTAATGTGCTGATAGATCCTTTTATTTCAGGAAACCAAAAAGCTTCTAATATTGAGGTAGATTCAATAAAAGCTGATTATATTTTACTTACCCATGCCCATCAGGATCATATTTTGGATGTGGAAGATATAGCTAAACGCACGGGTGCAACCATAGTATCAAATTTTGAAATAGCCTCTTATTACGGTAATAAAGGATTTGATACTCATCCTATGAACCATGGCGGTAATTGGGATTTTGAGTTTGGAAATGTCAAGTACGTAATAGCTCATCACACTTCTTCTTTTCCGGATGGTACCTATGGAGGGCAGCCTGGTGGATTTGTTATAGAAGGAGAGCATAAAAATATTTACATAGCCGGTGATACTTCTTTAACCATGGATATGAAATTAATACCGCTTAAAACTAAACTGGATTTAGCGATATTACCTATAGGAGATAATTTTACCATGGGCATAGAAGATGCAATTATTGCTTCGGATTTTGTTGAATGTGATAAAGTACTGGGCTATCATTATGATACTTTTGGTTATATAGAAATTGATCATGAAGAAGCAAAAAGAAAATTTTATGATAAAGGAAAAGATTTGATGCTTTTGGAAATAGGCGAAAGCATTGAATTATAA
- the menD gene encoding 2-succinyl-5-enolpyruvyl-6-hydroxy-3-cyclohexene-1-carboxylate synthase — protein MKYPKIPLAQTVVQLCKHKNIKHIVISPGSRNAPLTIGFTEDSYFKNYSIVDERCASFFALGIAQQIQKPVAIVCTSGSALLNYYPAVSEAFYSDIPLVVISADRPPYSIDIGDGQTIRQENVFEKHILFSANLKQDIRKEEYKVLGDGKNMPKVFQNVNVFNLQEGIQKNNEHKINKALNTAIDSRGPVHINVPFEEPLYEVTDSLSVTVKNIVSVDTSIDLTLDELTKYAHIWNTSDRKMILTGVNYPESVDKVLLAKLASDESVIVFTETTSNIHHDNFFPGIDKIIAPVEYSVDKDELFKKLQPDILLTFGGMVVSKKIKAFLRKYKPKHHWHIDLKKAYDTYYCLEKHFKLTPNDFFKKFLPIVTLQKGEYRGYWEKVKNNRREYHKKYIQKIEFSDFKAFHFILNSIPDFYQLQLGNSSTIRYTQLFDINPNLRVFCNRGTSGIEGSTSTAVGASVAYKKPTIFITGDLSFFYDSNALWNKYIRPDFRIIVVNNEGGGIFRILPGQKNSANFDTYFETVHSLDAQNLCKMYGVDYLPAHTEKDLIKHLSEFYEESDRAKLLEVFTPRKVNDEILIGYFKYFSENS, from the coding sequence ATGAAATACCCAAAAATTCCGCTTGCACAAACTGTAGTACAGCTTTGTAAACACAAAAACATAAAACATATTGTGATATCTCCAGGTAGTCGTAATGCACCGCTTACAATTGGTTTCACTGAAGATTCATATTTTAAGAATTATAGTATTGTTGATGAACGTTGTGCTTCTTTTTTTGCTTTGGGTATTGCACAACAAATTCAAAAACCGGTTGCTATTGTTTGTACTTCCGGTTCGGCACTTTTAAATTATTACCCTGCGGTTTCCGAAGCATTTTACAGTGATATCCCGTTGGTGGTTATTTCGGCAGACAGACCTCCTTATTCTATTGATATTGGGGATGGACAAACTATTAGGCAGGAAAACGTATTTGAAAAACATATTCTTTTCTCTGCTAATTTAAAACAGGACATCCGTAAAGAAGAATATAAAGTTTTAGGAGATGGGAAAAACATGCCAAAAGTATTTCAAAATGTAAATGTTTTTAATTTGCAGGAAGGAATTCAAAAAAATAATGAACATAAAATCAATAAAGCATTAAATACAGCAATAGACAGTAGGGGACCTGTTCATATAAATGTTCCTTTTGAAGAACCTCTATATGAAGTTACCGACTCTTTATCGGTAACAGTTAAAAATATTGTGTCAGTAGATACTTCTATTGACCTGACATTGGATGAACTCACAAAATATGCTCATATCTGGAACACTTCCGATCGCAAAATGATATTGACAGGAGTTAATTACCCTGAATCTGTAGACAAGGTATTACTCGCTAAACTTGCATCGGATGAATCAGTTATAGTATTTACTGAAACAACTTCAAATATACACCATGATAATTTTTTTCCGGGAATTGATAAAATAATAGCTCCGGTAGAATACTCCGTTGATAAGGATGAGTTATTTAAAAAATTACAGCCTGATATATTACTTACGTTTGGAGGGATGGTTGTTTCAAAAAAAATAAAAGCATTTTTAAGAAAGTATAAACCCAAACATCATTGGCATATAGACTTAAAAAAAGCTTATGACACCTATTATTGTCTGGAAAAGCATTTTAAATTAACACCTAATGATTTTTTTAAAAAATTTCTGCCTATAGTAACCCTGCAAAAAGGAGAGTATAGAGGTTATTGGGAAAAAGTAAAGAATAACAGAAGAGAATACCATAAAAAATATATACAGAAGATAGAGTTTTCTGATTTTAAGGCCTTTCATTTTATTCTTAACAGTATACCTGATTTTTATCAATTGCAGTTGGGGAATAGTTCCACCATAAGGTATACTCAGTTATTTGATATAAACCCTAATTTACGAGTTTTTTGTAACAGGGGAACAAGTGGTATAGAAGGAAGCACCAGTACTGCAGTAGGAGCTTCGGTTGCCTATAAAAAGCCAACGATTTTTATAACCGGAGATTTAAGCTTTTTTTATGATAGTAATGCATTATGGAATAAGTACATACGGCCGGACTTTAGAATTATTGTTGTAAATAACGAAGGAGGAGGTATTTTTAGAATTTTACCAGGTCAAAAAAACAGTGCTAATTTTGACACTTACTTTGAAACCGTTCATAGTTTAGACGCCCAGAATCTATGTAAAATGTATGGTGTGGATTATTTGCCTGCCCATACTGAAAAAGATTTAATAAAACACTTGTCAGAATTTTACGAAGAATCCGATCGGGCGAAATTACTTGAAGTGTTTACACCGAGAAAAGTAAACGATGAAATTTTAATCGGATATTTTAAGTATTTCAGCGAAAATTCCTAA